One region of Daphnia pulicaria isolate SC F1-1A chromosome 7, SC_F0-13Bv2, whole genome shotgun sequence genomic DNA includes:
- the LOC124348591 gene encoding uncharacterized protein LOC124348591, translated as MSDLFSTFQCQNRWNLAIRNAKEVAGMDNWVIAYYFINMQVTMFNRNSFTTIPIAKNSLIFRLCRYQLLKTLFFCENQTVCRNLKISSFLDELPTSYSRDSPSCCDICGSNAIYDEIDVIEYVRDIRNSIRSSASSASSLNTS; from the exons ATGTCCGATTTGTTTTCCACTTTTCAATGCCAAAATCGATGGAATCTTGCTATCAGGAATGCGAAAGAGGTGGCCGGGATGGACAATTGGGTAATTGcatattattttataaatatgCAGGTTACTATGTTCAACAGAAACTCATTTACTacc ATCCCGATAGCAAAAAACTCGCTCATTTTCAGGCTATGTAGATATCAGCTCTTAAAGACATTGTTTTTTTGCGAAAACCAAACCGTTTGCCGCAAtctaaaaatttcaagtttcCTTGATGAATTACCAACTAGCTACAGTCGTGATTCGCCAAGTTGCTGCGACATTTGCGGCTCCAAC gcAATATATGACGAAATTGATGTAATCGAATATGTTCGTGATATAAGAAATTCAATTCGATCTTCAGCTTCATCAGCTTCATCATTAAATACATCGTGA